The DNA window tgacaatggcgtcttggtgaggagagatggccgggacgggatcagcatccgagaacgtaatcacttcgtcctgcttcagccttttatgcgttggctcctctcgattggagcccctgcgctctgacttcagggacgacttggtcttcccggcagggagagcgtcaatagtcaggattactccatcatattgcggctcgtcatcgtcttcgggatccggctgccttttcggatcctgaggagcgcagttcgcacctctctgcttcttattcttctttgactgcttgctttggtattttttcaatgtccctgccctcacaagaacatcgatacctgcagccaagtttctgcactcctcggtatcgtgaccgtggtcttgatggtaggagcagtagttatcctggggtcggcgcgcggctgatttcgtcatccgctttggcttttcgaacaggtcagagtgtagttcgaaaatttccgctctcggcttgttcagcggtacgaactgagcgggcggcttctcgggattgagacgaggtcccaatctgtcttgcaccggagtcctttgaatcctttcaaaaggagttcggcgaggatgtccctgatcgccaaaaggagttcggcgaggatgtccctgatcgctatgatcgggcttcctcctgtctcctcgggacgatgagctgtctaacgaccgtttgcgacggtctgcctcatcggcccgggagtactggtccgcaatgtcccacatttcctgagctgtctgcggaccgcactcaacgagcttcctgtagagagctccgggcaggattccattttggaatgccgagatgacaagcagatcgttgagatcgtctacttgcaggcattctttgtggaatcttgtcataaagtcgctgattttttcgtcgcgaccttgacgaatggaaagcagctgagccgaagtgattcgggcttccgctttctgaaagaacctcctgtggaaggcatccattagatctcggtaagatctgatgctgccctgggggaggctatcgaaccaccttctcgcgttcccgatgagcagttcgggaaacagcttgcacatgtggacctcgttgagaccctggttcgccatgttatattgatagcgccccaagaaatcgtgagggtccacgagcccgtcgtaggtcatcgacggagttcggtagttctgtggtaggggagttcgggtgatgtcgtccgagaacggagtcttcagtgctccgtacacggcgaatccgatatctcgtcggtatggaggagattgagttctcctgtgattccggtaccgaggaggaacaggaatatgtcggggttgaggattcttcttcctggaagacacggcactactgcggtagtgactttcatgtctggatgaggaaggagaatcctccgttttcgtcttcggctcttggctcttttgcaggaaggctaagaactcatcctgcttctcagccaagaacagcttgacagcctcattcaaatcaggctgctgggaagactcagtgggacgatttttggagcggcctgttccttcgccatgagaactggtggtggatttatccctaggctgttttccagacctatgggatggattggcttcctcctggttctcacgggcaggaatgcgggtactctgcgatctggtatgcattttttgggtggaaaaaatggatcaaaaattcgctttatcacaaattttgttctcggtttcccacagacggcgccagtgatgaatccgcgaattactgatgttagcaaatgctggtagagaatgaaaatgcagacacaaagaatttacgtggttcgatttactgaagtaaatctacgtccacgggaagaagggagggcaagattgtattgcttgatctgggattacagcttacaacacagacttgctatatggtattttatctctagagagcttaacctttttctatctgatctaagttctatttatacattgaactaagatcgtggtttgcagccccactaacaagatcgtgggtgagcaataactgctcaataactgcttcgtaccactaaatagatcgtgggtatagcggaggtcgtggaggcctttcatgagtccactaactcctagttcggtcgaatgctgagaccgaactgctggactttaccgatcagctcttgccgatctgagaggagagcttgactggtcggcttttaccgagctgtaggctgagtccgaactctttggtcgtgccgaactctttggtgccgaacagatactctttcttgggctctgggctgatgggccgtcactgttattgggcttgccattagggtttagttcgtaccccatcagatCCAATAGCCAAATCAAGCTACTGTGTTTATAATagctaaaataaaatttgaaatataatggTTATGTTATGCTGATGCACCAAGagtaattattactattactactatttaaatGGTTAAGTATTTCTTAGTATAAGTTCGATTTTATTGTGTGGGTCAATCAAAAAAGTGTCTAGGCATAAATATATTCTCCTATTGCACGACATTAATACAATGAAATGTCACTTTATTACGTTAATGTACGATATCAATTAACACAAAAAAGTTCAGTTGATGTATAGTATAttagatttattatttttaaaataaagatgTCCTCACCACGAATCACTATATATAAAACCAAATTGTACACGCTGAATAAAATTCGCAATTTATAGAATGACAAATTAACAAGAATGGATTCGATACGACGAGTTGACGACAAATCAAGTGCGAATGAACTGAGCACACACCGTTTCAacactaattaaaaaaattaaaaaattgggcCCATAACTCTCCATCATCTTGAATTCCTTGTTCCTTCCTTCCGAAGTCCTCACTTTTCAGTTAcataatactcctaattcaaaaaaacaaaaaattgggCCCATAACTCTCCATCATCTTCAATTCCTTGTTCCTTCCTTTGGAAGTCTTCACTTTTCAGTTACATAAATACTCCGTATTGTTGGGTTTCTTTGCTAGCGCTCCAACGTTTTTCTGATCACTTCTTTGTCTGCTGAGGTATGAAAAAATGGTACTCTACTTAAATTCTGggatttgtttctttttttttgtcgaCATCACTActtttatgttttaaaaatgtattttttttttacatattaTGCTGTTTTTGATTTGGGGTTTTATCACCTACTTTTTCCTGCAAATGTCACTATGTATCTTGTGTGATTTCTGCTGGCTTCAAAGATGTAAAATGATAGCAGCATTTTGAAATATTGGTTCATTGTTTTGTGCTTTCTTCTTAGTGATTGCATTGTTTTTGGTGGTTTTACACTTGTATTTGTACGAGGTGATGATAATTTtgatgcactgaaaatttgtgaattcagagagagagagagagggagggagaagGAAAGAAGATATCAATATGGCTATAGACGAGCAGGATAGATATTTTCCAGAAGAGTTGATTGGGTATCACAATGATGAGTCCAAGATGCCTTATTACTGCTATCTGTTCGAGTTAAAGCCAAATTTTCAGTATGATGTAAAGCCTCAGAACATTGTCCTGGCTGTTCATAAGATGTTAAATAGAGATCTTGGAGAATTTGGCTTCGATTTAAACGCTGATAGGGGAAAGATGATTGTGAATGTGAACCTAGTTGGAAAGCTTACACTAACTCCCAGTGAGGTACACCTAAATTTCTCAGGGTTATCTCATAGTATACAGTTGAATAACTGAGGAATGTGATTTTTCTATTATTCTGTTGCTGCACAAAACGTCGTTTGCAGGTTGCACTCTGTCAGCAATTTCAAGTCAAACTTTTCAATCTTCTTCTCAAACGTAACTTAGACAAGCTTCATGAAGAGGATGCACATTCTAGAGGAGATGGTTCAGCAGTGTTTAATTATCTACTTATCCCTGCTCTGGGCTCACGTCATGACCTATCTATTGATTGGAGATGCATTAGTTCAGTTCTATACCAAAAGAATGCTGCTTTCGCTGATCATTCCAAATGCTCAAGTGCAGTCCACACGAAGAACGGCTTGGTGTGTCATTGCATGATAGAGAATTCGTTAGTTTTTACTCCCCATAATGGCTTCCTGTATTGCGTAAATGGCACATTGGACGGTGTTCGTGGAGATACGTACTTTACTCCGAAAGACAAGGAATCTGTTACTTATAAAGCGTATTATAAGGAGAAGTATgtattttactttatcttttccACATAAAAACTAGTATATTACTTTATGAGATGAAGCTGTTTTGGATTAATAATATACTTCTTGCAGGCATGACATAAGTCTGGAATATGAGCAGGAGAATCTTCTATGTGGCAAGCACATATTCACTGTGCATAATAACCTCCGGCGATGCCAGACTCAAAATAAGAAAGGTTTATTGACTACAGATATGATCTTTGTATTTGGTTCTTGAATTTTCAGTATCGCATTCACTTTTTAATGTCAAGATTGTGAATCTGTGAATCGAGTCTTTCGACCAAACTCTCTCTTTTGTTTTGCTGCAGAACCGAGTTATAGCTCATGTGAATTACCACCCGAGATTTGCTTAATCATGATGTCACCTATATCAATTTCTACGATTTATTCTTTTACATTTCTTCCGTCTCTTATGCATCGTATCGAGTCACTTGCTGTAGCTTCCAACTTGAAAAGTATACCTCTCGGTGGGACAACAAATGTTGAAATTCAAGCAATCAAGGTATATTCAAGCACAAATGTGATCACTCCAGTCCAAATGCTTATGCCTGGATTTTCTTGTTACTGTCCATCAGGTGTTGGAAGCGCTCACAACGAAGGAATGCCAAGAGGAGCTTCATTTGGAATCTTTGGAGACTCTCGGAGATTCGTTCCTCAAATATGCTGCTACTCAGCAGCTATTCAAAACACATCAAAGTCGAGACGAGGGGCTTCTTAGCCTTAAAAGGGAGCGAGTCATTTGCAATGCTTCATTGTGCAAACTTGGATGTGACCGCAAGATTCCGGTAAATATTGATTGGCTTATTTCTGTCTCATATTATGCATCTCCCCACCCCCATTAGTCAAGCTGAGAAAAATGGTTCAAAACAATTTTCGACTGAGAGTGTATGAAATTCTTCTATTCGTCTTCTTTCCATAGTTTGGTAGAGTTGTTTCTTAACGAGATCAATTCTTCGTTTCCAGGCTCGTTATGAAACGAACCATTTGATCTCAAGATGTGTCCATATTCTTTTGCATTCTTTTACTAAATTTTTGTGAGTTTTCGGAGTACATTTCAGGCCTTCATCCAAAATGAACCATTTGGTGTCAAGAGATACACCTTTTCTTATGTGTTCTTTCTCCAGTGTGGGAGATTTGTTTCTTAACGAGTTCTGTTCGACATTTAGGGCTTCATCCGGACTGAGCCATTTGATCTCAAGACATGGGCGATACCTGGAGTCCCTTGTGGTTTCAGTGTATTGAAAGAAGAACAGATGTCTACATCTGGAAAAGTCTACACTGGAAGAAGAAGACAGATCAAAAGCAAAACCGTTGCAGATGTTGTTGAAGCCCTAATCGGTGCATTTCTAAGCGCCGCAGGTGAAGTAGCAGCCCTATCCTTCATGGTGTGGCTCGGTATCGAAGTTAACTTTGAGATCGTGCCTTACACGAAGACGTTCGTCATAAATCCTGGCATGCACGTAAATATCGGATATATAGAGTCCCTTATGGGATACAAGTTTCAGGACGCGTCCCTCTTGGTCGAAGCGTTGACTCACGGCTCATATATGCGGCCTGAGATCCCCACCTGCTACCAGGTGCGCCTACGTTTTCCGGACCTGTTAATGATTTTTCACCTACTGAGCTGCATTTCGTCATCTGATAAAGCTCTTGATGTTATTTAGCGGCTGGAGTTTCTCGGGGACGCAGTGCTAGATTATCTTATCACGGTTCATCTATATCACAATTATCCCGGCCTCTCACCCGGGCTGCTTACTGATCTAAGGTCAGCGTCTGTGAATAATGATTGTTATGCTCTATCAGCCATCAAGGCCGGATTGCATAACCAAGTCCTTCATCTCTTGCCCGATCTTCACCGGCATGTAGCTGAGACTGTTGACAAGGCTGAGGATTTACGGTTGGTCGAGACTTTCGGGTGGGAATCCGAGGCGAATCTCCCGAAGGTAATCTAAACTTTTCACTCTGTTTGCATTTTGAGTGATTTACCATTCATTGTTTATGTTGTATGCAGGTGCTTGGAGATGTCATCGAATCTTTAGCTGGTGCCATCTATGTCGACTCGGGGCATGACAAGGAAACTGTTTTCCAGTGTATGAAGCCCCTGCTCGATCCCTTGGTCACACCGGAGACGCTTAGGATCCACCCAAAAAGGGAACTGATCCAACTGTGCCAgcaggaaaattatacaatgcGGAAGACTCAAATTTCCAGGCATGCGGACGACGGGCTGGCACATGCTTCGGTGGCAGTCGAAGCTTGTGGTGTTGTGCACGAGGAAACGCGGTCTGCTAAAAACCGCAAACTGGCTGAAAGACTGGCCTGCAAAGCTGTTCTCAAAACTCTCAAGGAAATCTTGACTGCAGATTCTTGATCCAACCCCAACTTCACTCAGATTTTTTAACCTTCAACTAGATTTTCAATCATCATGGATGATGGTTTTAAAATCTTtgaagttatatatatatatatatatttatcttGAGCTTGTGTTAGTTGATTGATGATTGTAAAGATCAGGATTATAACATAATGAACAATGATGACAAGACAAACGAGAGGGGAAACAATttgttaggccatccgcaacgttgtctcttaaccgtctcatcttttaactattcatgggtcccactgTGCTTTTCATCCCATCTCTTAAATAAGAGACAGCACCTGCAACCAATCATCTTTTAACCGTCTTTTAAACATCTcttcccttaactattcattcaatttcattttttatttttatttctaacaaattcaattaataaaaacatactttcattaaataaaataaaattacaatttaaaatcctaaaaaaatgttaaaaaatacataattaaaatctaaaaaaataaataaataagacataatttaaaatactagaaattaaaaattacataaataaaaactactccgccggcgaatcatcccccgaaggcggtggcggtgcactcaagctacctggaggcggaatacgaatttgtcttgccatatactcaattccggcaagatggacTTGATATTGTGGagacgtcatgcgggaagtgtccgctatcgtggcggtcaagtacatggacaatagagTGTTCGGGCCCGAgaccgcctggcttgattcgcctcggcccctcctccctctagccgcattcgccgccttggtcccttgcggccgacggcgcccacgggaggagccccctgcatcggtggtcgtGGCCTCAATAGACGAGTATTGATCACCCACAAGTGGGGGCAGCAAATACGGAACTATGTGTTCCATCCGTACAAATTGGTAAAGGATGTACGCACAGCCGCACAGGGCATGAGACATCAGATGTCGCCTCAGTGATGGATGGCGAGTTAGAGCCCTTCATCAAACCGTATCTCAAGTACAAGTACAGCGCGAAGATAGAAGAGCAGCAGTCATAATTGTAAGTATCGTGATTCGTAACTTGGCCTTTTAGTCATGAACGGGCAGAGATTGTGTGTATCCCAGACGCCGTTGCTGTTATTCTAGTGTACAGGTCTTGAGGCTGGATATGGCAGTGTTATGTGGTGGGCATGGCTGAGATTGAGGAGTTGAAATGTTTTCACTCTTTCATGGTTTATCTTTTTAATCTTCAGTGCCGTGCATTCAacgggttttttctttttctgttctAAACTAGAACTTAGGTTCCTTATTTGTActagacttttttttttgttccgggtttgggagagacgcatgaccctcatgcgtctccttttaatgagacgcatgacgatcatgcgtctttcatagagacgcatgagggtcatgcgtctctctttttttttccgattttttttaaagacgcatgagggtcatgcgtcttagggagagacgcatgatcctcatgcgtctctaaatACATACAGATTGGAGAGAGATTGTATGAATACTGTGATTTTTGCAGGTTTAGTCAAGGGGGGCAGGTTTTGCAGGTTTTGCAGAAAGTAGGAACAAGTGAGAAGAGATGGAGATGGCAAGGATTGGATCGAACATGCAGGGGAGGTTAACGTTTTATTGCATCTTTTAGAGAACTAATTAATACTCGAAATATGAAATCGTGGTTGTTATTTGAGATTTGATCGAAAAATCGAAAATCAAATACAGTACTTTCAAGTTGAGATTTGatccacttaaaatagaaataaatatatttgaccatactaataatactttttttaataaaaaaaacttcctGAAAAAACAAATAGAGTCATTTGTTTGAATTCTCCaagttgtttatttttattatattaatataaagcTGTGACGACGTAATAAAAAAAAGCTCTTAATCAGTCTatgcttaattatttatttaaaaaccaACGACATattaatcaaaatattttaattattttgttgaaGAATAATGTCAACCCACTCacttataaaataatttgggaCGAAATATCCTTCGAACATTCCCTTTGGGGAGGTGGAATGATATTGTTTTATTTCCATTCTTGGAATCCTTACATATAAATTACTAATGATTTATTTACAAACTTATCTTATGATGGAATATAAACAATAGTACTGTTGTTGTTGTGGTTTATGTATTTACTGATATTTCAAATCAACATTTCCGATGAGTATTTACTGATATAaacaatctctctctcttctcactTTTTCCTACTTTCTGCAAAACCTGCCCCCTTGACTAAACCTGCAAAAATCACAGTATTCATACAATCTCTcttgaccctcatgcgtctctatgaaagacgcatgatcgtcatgcgtctcattaaaaggagacgcatgagggtcatgcgtctctcccaaacccgaaacaaaaaaaaagtctagtACAAATAAGGAACCTAAGTTCTAGTTTAgaacataaaaagaaaaaaccctgCATTCAACTTTCTTTGTAGGAAAAATGTGCATGAACTAACTTTTTTCGTTATTTGGTTTTTCATGTTGAATCTTTTGCTATATGATTTTTGACAAAAGGGtatatttgttgttgaatcTACCACTTTCTTGGTGTATGTTTATTTACAAAAAGGGATGTTTATTGTTGAATATAATATAGAATCTAGGATTTTGGGTGAATCTAATCATTAAAAGACATTTAGAAAAAACAAATTCAGATCTCAAGAGGAATACTTCATAACAACTCCACTTAAACAAAATAATCATATGTTTCTTACAAATCTACTACTCTCAAGCCGAATCTCCATCCCCAAATATTGCTAGAAAATAAGATAAATACGGTCGTCCAAATTTGCTACTACTACAGAATTCTGGAGTCCGTATAGTATGTTAAACAAACCAAGTTTGAGCTGAAGTTTGTCTTATCATAGTTAAGCTTGACATGCTATTATCAAGATGCCTTCTTCTTCGCGAAAAGCAAGCCCAGTGAGTAAGTGTTCCCCTTCTCAGCGGCAGCTGCTATGCGTTTTTCCCCAATCTGTAGTCATTTGATATCAATGTGATAGTTATACAGGTGTTTCTGGTGCTAGATGGTGAATATATGCAATGATAAGAAGGTAAAGATTAGTACCTTATCCATGAGCCAGTATCCAACTGTTGGTGCATACTGAACCAGGTACATAACAGCCAGCACAGGCTGGACCAGAAAAATCAAGGGGGGAAATGTAAAGGGCAGACACTTATTATAGTCAATAATCACATATGGATATAGCAAGAAAAGAAGATGCCTTGTATTGAATGGAAAAACGGGAAGGGTCTCGTATCCAAATGAAATGACATACCTGATATGATATCCATGCTTCCTTCAGACCATGGCTTGCAGCAATTATTGTGAGCTCTGCACACCTCTCAGATGACACACGCTTCTGCGAATTCACATGTGAAAATATAGACAAATTTGAGTGAATTATCTTTGTAACAATAATAGAAGTTGATACTAATACCAATGACACATCTCATGGAAACTATCAAGTTTATATTTCTTCTTGACTTTCAGCAAGGTGTTGAAACCTCAAAAGTCACCACAGCAGTCGAAGTGTAAAAAGGCCAATTGAGCATCTATTAATGCAGATTAACATAATAGTTCAAAGTTTTACCTCAGAGAAACTTGTTCCAGAGCTAGTAGTGGTCTTCACAGGGCCTGGACAAGCAATTGTTACCCTGATCCCTCTTCTACAAAGCTGGTATtggaggagagagaaaagtgaGAGATGAGATCAAGAATATTCTCTGAGATGCTGTACTGATCTCAAGTTTGGTACATAATTTCATTATAATTATTGTTGAAGAGTGCACATTAGGGACCAATTTCCCATCTTTGTTGGAAAACATTAGGTGTATCAGATCCACCAAGTACATAATTGAAACGGTTGAGAAGTACTCGAACAAGTTGCAGGTGTGAATAACATAACTACACAAGGGCAGCAATAGTCATACCTCAGATCTCAGTGAGTGAAAATAGCCATTCACAGCAAACTTGGAGGCCGAATAGACAGCTTGGCCAGGCGCAGGAGTCTTTCCTGCAGCACTACTCATCTAAATAGAAAGTAATCAAACAGAATTCTTGAGAGAGCTAATCAAATC is part of the Salvia splendens isolate huo1 chromosome 6, SspV2, whole genome shotgun sequence genome and encodes:
- the LOC121809932 gene encoding endoribonuclease Dicer homolog 2-like, translating into MAIDEQDRYFPEELIGYHNDESKMPYYCYLFELKPNFQYDVKPQNIVLAVHKMLNRDLGEFGFDLNADRGKMIVNVNLVGKLTLTPSEVALCQQFQVKLFNLLLKRNLDKLHEEDAHSRGDGSAVFNYLLIPALGSRHDLSIDWRCISSVLYQKNAAFADHSKCSSAVHTKNGLVCHCMIENSLVFTPHNGFLYCVNGTLDGVRGDTYFTPKDKESVTYKAYYKEKHDISLEYEQENLLCGKHIFTVHNNLRRCQTQNKKEPSYSSCELPPEICLIMMSPISISTIYSFTFLPSLMHRIESLAVASNLKSIPLGGTTNVEIQAIKVLEALTTKECQEELHLESLETLGDSFLKYAATQQLFKTHQSRDEGLLSLKRERVICNASLCKLGCDRKIPGFIRTEPFDLKTWAIPGVPCGFSVLKEEQMSTSGKVYTGRRRQIKSKTVADVVEALIGAFLSAAGEVAALSFMVWLGIEVNFEIVPYTKTFVINPGMHVNIGYIESLMGYKFQDASLLVEALTHGSYMRPEIPTCYQRLEFLGDAVLDYLITVHLYHNYPGLSPGLLTDLRSASVNNDCYALSAIKAGLHNQVLHLLPDLHRHVAETVDKAEDLRLVETFGWESEANLPKVLGDVIESLAGAIYVDSGHDKETVFQCMKPLLDPLVTPETLRIHPKRELIQLCQQENYTMRKTQISRHADDGLAHASVAVEACGVVHEETRSAKNRKLAERLACKAVLKTLKEILTADS